Proteins found in one Etheostoma spectabile isolate EspeVRDwgs_2016 chromosome 14, UIUC_Espe_1.0, whole genome shotgun sequence genomic segment:
- the LOC116701882 gene encoding elongation factor 1-alpha, producing MGKEKIHINIVVIGHVDSGKSTSTGHLIYKCGGIDKRTIEKFEKEAAEMGKGSFKYAWVLDKLKAERERGITIDIALWKFETGKYYVTIIDAPGHRDFIKNMITGTSQADCAVLIVAAGVGEFEAGISKNGQTREHALLAFTLGVKQLIVGVNKMDSTEPPYSQARFEEITKEVSTYIKKIGYNPATVAFVPISGWHGDNMLETSEKMGWFKGWKVERKEGNASGTTLLEALDAILPPARPTDKPLRLPLQDVYKIGGIGTVPVGRVETGLLKPGMVVTFAPCNLTTEVKSVEMHHESLAEAAPGDNVGFNIKNVSVKEIRRGYVAGDSKNDPPKGADNFNAQVIILNHPGQINAGYAPVLDCHTAHIACKFSELIEKIDRRSGKKLEDAPKFVKSGDAAIVKLIPQKPMVVESFSSYPPLGRFAVRDMRQTVAVGVIKAVETKDVSGKTTKAAEKAQKKK from the exons atgGGAAAGGAAAAGATCCACATCAACATCGTGGTCATTGGCCATGTCGACTCCGGCAAGTCCACCTCCACCGGTCATCTGATCTACAAGTGCGGAGGAATCGACAAGAGAACCATCGAGAAGTTCGAGAAGGAAGCCGCCGAG ATGGGCAAGGGCTCTTTCAAGTACGCCTGGGTGCTGGACAAACTGAAGGCTGAGCGTGAGCGTGGTATCACCATCGACATCGCTCTCTGGAAGTTTGAGACCGGCAAGTACTACGTGACCATCATTGATGCCCCTGGACACAGAGACTTCATCAAAAACATGATCACTGGTACCTCTCAG GCTGACTGCGCCGTGCTGATTGTTGCTGCTGGCGTTGGTGAGTTTGAGGCCGGTATCTCCAAGAACGGCCAGACCCGTGAGCACGCCCTGCTGGCCTTCACCCTCGGTGTGAAGCAGCTCATCGTTGGAGTCAACAAGATGGACTCCACCGAGCCCCCTTACAGCCAGGCCCGTTTTGAGGAAATCACCAAGGAAGTGAGCACCTACATCAAGAAGATCGGCTACAACCCCGCCACTGTTGCCTTTGTCCCCATCTCTGGGTGGCACGGAGACAACATGCTGGAGACTAGTGAGAAG ATGGGCTGGTTCAAGGGATGGAAAGTTGAGCGCAAGGAGGGTAATGCCAGCGGAACCACACTGCTGGAGGCTCTGGATGCCATCCTGCCCCCAGCCCGCCCCACCGACAAGCCCCTCCGTCTGCCCCTGCAGGATGTCTACAAAATCGGCG GTATTGGAACTGTACCAGTCGGCCGTGTTGAGACCGGTCTCCTGAAGCCCGGTATGGTCGTCACCTTTGCTCCCTGCAACCTGACCACTGAGGTGAAGTCTGTGGAGATGCACCACGAGTCTCTGGCCGAGGCCGCCCCCGGTGACAACGTCGGCTTCAACATCAAGAACGTGTCTGTTAAGGAAATCCGTCGTGGATACGTGGCTGGCGACAGCAAGAACGACCCACCCAAGGGAGCTGACAACTTCAACGCCCAG GTCATCATCCTGAACCACCCTGGCCAGATCAACGCTGGTTATGCACCTGTGCTGGACTGCCACACAGCTCACATTGCCTGCAAGTTCAGCGAGCTCATAGAGAAGATTGACCGTCGTTCCGGCAAGAAGCTTGAGGACGCCCCTAAGTTTGTCAAGTCTGGCGATGCCGCCATTGTCAAACTGATCCCACAGAAGCCAATGGTTGTGGAGTCCTTCTCCAGCTACCCTCCCCTCG GTCGTTTTGCCGTGCGTGACATGAGGCAGACAGTGGCTGTTGGTGTCATCAAGGCTGTTGAGACCAAGGATGTATCCGGAAAGACAACCAAGGCTGCAGAGAAGGCCCAGAAGAAGAAATGA
- the LOC116701880 gene encoding cyclic GMP-AMP synthase, which yields MDREDRDVKGSLTEAKHREDDARRLVPARQRQKAQQQPAAEEGSKVFEESVSVSPELSSWIKLNANDLKIRMTDRQWAAKTVNDFRNNLLKFLKSNSDQPFFQSADLLNTGSYFENVKIRRPNEFDVMVKIQVCPRLNMIDLDGGLFYRIDLLRPTRDPIRAFLLENKRTISSSKFLSEMYRLVRKFLKTYKVPDAGCRWEVNRKQMYSPAVTLSLRRLENISDELISVDLVPALECSQAWPVPVRNGLDVDRWLGKKVHQEFESSPCYFVPKRLKGRNLSEDAKESWRISFSKVEKTIMRSHGNTKTCCERKDTKCCRKQCLMLLKSLIEGLKQRFPKELDPLCSYHAKTTFLHTLSLRFDDSMWAQQQLPECFLLLLRDLQSHARTGKLPHFFVPGCNLFSADVFPQKALAFLTSALEEQRSEGLPLLKPPAPLPPLRLRSPSRDDSSEISSDQSSSRTAVCSLDTTYVHKLVLVLVAVAVAVLSILYVSD from the exons AtggacagagaggacagagatgTGAAGGGCAGTCTGACTGAAGCAAAGCACCGTGAAGACGACGCCAGACGACTCGTACCagcaagacagagacagaaagctCAGCAACAACCAGCTGCAG AGGAGGGATCCAAAGTGTTTGAGGAGTCGGTCTCCGTCTCCCCGGAACTGAGCAGTTGGATCAAACTCAACGCTAACGACCTCAAGATCCGGATGACCGACCGCCAATGGGCTGCTAAGACGGTCAACGATTTCCGAAACAACCTGCTGAAATTCCTGAAGAGCAACAGTGATCAGCCGTTCTTCCAGTCAGCGGACCTCCTCAACACCGGCAGCTACTTTGAGAACGTCAAG ATCCGCCGTCCCAATGAGTTTGACGTGATGGTGAAGATTCAGGTTTGCCCACGCCTCAACATGATCGACCTCGACGGCGGCCTCTTCTACCGGATTGATCTTCTCCGTCCCACTCGGGACCCCATACGAGCCTTTCTCCTGGAGAATAAACGCACAATCTCATCGAGTAAGTTCCTGAGTGAGATGTATCGTCTGGTCCGCAAGTTCCTCAAGACCTACAAAG TGCCTGATGCGGGCTGTCGCTGGGAGGTGAACAGGAAGCAGATGTACTCACCAGCTGTGACTTTGTCTCTGCGCAGGCTGGAAAACATCAGTGATGAGTTGATCTCTGTGGACCTGGTTCCTGCTCTGGAA TGCTCTCAGGCCTGGCCGGTCCCGGTGCGTAACGGTCTGGATGTGGACAGATGGCTGGGAAAGAAGGTGCACCAAGAATTCGAGAGTTCACCGTGTTACTTCGTACCAAAGAGGCTCAAAGGACGAAACCTCAGCGAGGACGCCAAAG AAAGTTGGAGGATTTCTTTCTCTAAAGTTGAGAAGACAATCATGAGGAGCCATGGCAACACGAAAACCTGCTGCGAGAGGAAAGACACCAAATGCTGCCG TAAACAGTGCTTGATGCTCCTCAAGTCTCTGATTGAGGGCCTGAAACAACGTTTCCCCAAAGAACTGGATCCCCTCTGCTCGTACCACGCGAAGACCACCTTCCTCCACACCCTGTCCCTTAG GTTTGACGACTCCATGTGGGCTCAGCAGCAGCTCCCCGAGTGCTTCCTGCTCCTCCTCAGGGATCTGCAGTCCCACGCTCGCACAGGCAAACTCCCTCACTTCTTCGTTCCTGGCTGCAACCTCTTCTCCGCGGATGTCTTCCCCCAAAAAGCGCTGGCTTTCCTCACCAGTGCCTTGGAGGAGCAGAGGAGTGAAGGGCTGCCGCTGCTGAAGCCTCCAGCTCCTCTCCCACCTCTCAGACTAAGGAGTCCTTCAAGAGACGACAGCTCTGAGATATCCAGTGATCAGTCGTCTAGTCGGACTGCAGTTTGCTCTCTGGACACGACATATGTACATAAACTGGTCCTAGTGTTAGTAGCTGTAGCTGTAGCTGTGCTCTCTATTTTGTATGTAAGTGATTGA
- the LOC116701881 gene encoding elongation factor 1-alpha has translation MGKQKFHLNIVVIGHVDSGKSTTTGHLIYKCGGIDKRTIEKFEKEAQEMGKGSFKYAWVLDKLKAERERGITIDIALWKFETTKYYVTIIDAPGHRDFIKNMITGTSQADCGVLIVAAGVGEFEAGISKNGQTREHALLAYTLGVKQLIVGVNKMDSTEPPYSQARFEEITKEVSTYIKKIGYNPATVAFVPISGWHGDNMLEASDKMGWFKGWKVERKEGNATGNTLLEALDSILPPARPTDKPLRLPLQDVYKIGGIGTVPVGRVETGLLKPGMVVTFSPPNLTTEVKSVEMHHESLAEAAPGDNVGFNIKNVSVKEIRRGNVAGDSKNDPPMAADNFTAQVIVLNHPGQISAGYAPVLDCHTAHIACKFAELKEKIDRRSGKILEENPKFIKSGDASIIKLVPQKPMCVETFANYPPLGRFAVRDMRQTVAVGVIKEVVKKDPTAGKVTKAALKADRKK, from the exons ATGGGAAAGCAAAAGTTCCACCTCAACATCGTGGTCATTGGCCATGTCGACTCCGGCAAGTCCACCACCACCGGCCATCTGATCTACAAGTGCGGAGGAATCGACAAGAGAACCATCGAGAAGTTCGAGAAGGAAGCCCAAGAG ATGGGAAAGGGCTCCTTCAAGTACGCCTGGGTGCTGGACAAACTGAAGGCTGAGCGTGAGCGTGGTATCACCATCGACATCGCTCTCTGGAAGTTTGAGACCACCAAGTACTACGTGACCATCATTGATGCCCCTGGACACAGAGACTTCATCAAGAACATGATCACTGGCACCTCTCAG GCCGACTGCGGTGTGCTGATCGTTGCTGCAGGTGTCGGTGAGTTTGAGGCCGGTATCTCCAAGAACGGCCAGACCCGTGAGCACGCCCTGCTGGCCTACACTCTGGGTGTGAAGCAGCTCATCGTTGGGGTCAACAAGATGGACTCCACCGAGCCCCCTTACAGCCAGGCCCGTTTTGAAGAAATCACCAAGGAAGTGAGCACCTACATCAAGAAGATCGGCTACAACCCCGCCACTGTTGCCTTTGTCCCCATCTCTGGGTGGCACGGAGACAACATGCTGGAGGCCAGTGACAAG ATGGGCTGGTTCAAGGGATGGAAAGTTGAGCGCAAGGAGGGTAATGCCACTGGAAACACACTGCTGGAGGCTCTGGACTCCATTTTGCCTCCAGCCCGCCCCACCGACAAGCCCCTTCGCCTGCCCCTGCAGGACGTCTACAAGATTGGCG GTATTGGAACTGTCCCCGTCGGCCGTGTTGAGACCGGTCTCCTGAAGCCCGGCATGGTCGTCACTTTTTCTCCGCCCAACCTGACCACTGAGGTGAAGTCTGTGGAGATGCACCACGAGTCCCTGGCCGAGGCCGCCCCCGGTGACAACGTCGGCTTCAACATCAAGAACGTGTCCGTCAAGGAGATCCGCCGTGGAAACGTGGCTGGCGACAGCAAGAACGACCCACCCATGGCAGCTGACAACTTCACCGCGCAG GTCATTGTGCTGAACCACCCCGGCCAAATCAGCGCGGGTTACGCCCCCGTGCTGGACTGCCACACCGCTCACATTGCCTGCAAGTTTGCCGAGCTCAAGGAGAAGATCGACCGTCGTTCCGGCAAGATACTTGAGGAAAATCCCAAGTTCATCAAGTCTGGAGACGCCTCCATCATCAAACTGGTTCCACAGAAGCCCATGTGTGTTGAAACCTTCGCCAACTATCCTCCACTGG GGCGTTTTGCCGTGCGGGACATGAGGCAGACCGTGGCCGTCGGTGTCATTAAGGAGGTCGTGAAGAAGGACCCCACGGCCGGAAAGGTCACCAAGGCTGCTCTGAAGGCCGACAGGAAGAAATGA
- the LOC116702028 gene encoding elongation factor 1-alpha has protein sequence MGKEKIHINIVVIGHVDSGKSTTTGHLIYKCGGIDKRTIEKFEKEAAEMGKGSFKYAWVLDKLKAERERGITIDIALWKFETAKYYVTIIDAPGHRDFIKNMITGTSQADCAVLIVAAGVGEFEAGISKNGQTREHALLAYTLGVAFVPISGWHGDNMLEASDKMGWFKGWKIERKEGGASGVTLLEALDSILPPARPTDKPLRLPLQDVYKIGGIGTVPVGRVETGVLKPGMVVTFAPPNLTTEVKSVEMHHESLTEALPGDNVGFNIKNVSVKEIRRGNVAGDSKNDPPMAADNFTAQVIILNHPGQISQGYAPVLDCHTAHIACKFSELKEKIDRRSGKKLEDNPKALKSGDAAIITMVPGKPMCVESFSQYPPLGRFAVRDMRQTVAVGVIKSVDKKLASGGKVTKSAQKAEKKK, from the exons ATGGGAAAGGAAAAGATCCACATCAACATCGTGGTCATTGGCCATGTCGACTCCGGCAAGTCCACCACCACCGGCCATCTGATCTACAAGTGCGGAGGAATCGACAAGAGAACCATCGAGAAGTTCGAGAAGGAAGCCGCCGAG ATGGGCAAGGGCTCCTTCAAGTACGCCTGGGTGCTGGACAAACTGAAGGCTGAGCGTGAGCGTGGTATCACCATCGACATCGCTCTCTGGAAGTTTGAGACCGCCAAGTACTACGTGACCATCATTGATGCCCCTGGACACAGAGACTTCATCAAGAACATGATCACTGGCACCTCTCAG GCCGACTGCGCCGTGCTGATCGTTGCTGCTGGCGTTGGTGAGTTCGAGGCCGGTATCTCCAAGAATGGCCAGACCCGTGAGCACGCCCTGCTGGCCTACACTCTGGGT GTTGCCTTTGTCCCCATCTCTGGGTGGCACGGAGACAACATGCTGGAGGCCAGCGACAAG ATGGGCTGGTTCAAGGGTTGGAAGATCGAGCGTAAGGAGGGCGGTGCCTCTGGCGTTACCCTGCTTGAGGCTCTGGACTCCATCCTGCCCCCAGCCCGCCCAACAGACAAGCCCTTGCGTCTGCCCCTGCAGGACGTCTACAAGATTGGCG GTATTGGAACTGTCCCCGTCGGCCGTGTTGAGACCGGTGTCCTGAAGCCCGGCATGGTCGTCACCTTCGCTCCCCCCAACCTGACCACTGAGGTGAAGTCTGTGGAGATGCACCACGAGTCTCTGACTGAAGCTCTTCCCGGTGACAACGTCGGCTTCAACATCAAGAACGTGTCCGTCAAGGAGATCCGCCGTGGAAACGTGGCTGGCGACAGCAAGAACGACCCACCCATGGCAGCTGACAACTTCACCGCGCAG GTCATCATCCTGAACCACCCCGGTCAGATCTCCCAGGGTTACGCCCCCGTGCTGGACTGCCACACCGCTCACATTGCCTGCAAGTTCAGTGAGCTCAAGGAGAAGATCGACCGTCGTTCTGGCAAGAAGCTTGAGGACAACCCTAAGGCTCTCAAGTCTGGAGACGCCGCCATCATCACCATGGTGCCCGGAAAACCCATGTGTGTTGAGAGCTTCTCCCAGTATCCTCCACTGG GTCGCTTTGCTGTGCGCGACATGAGGCAGACCGTGGCCGTCGGTGTCATCAAGTCAGTTGACAAGAAGCTCGCCTCTGGTGGAAAGGTCACCAAGTCTGCACAGAAGGCCGAAAAGAAGAAATGA